A portion of the Parasedimentitalea marina genome contains these proteins:
- a CDS encoding carnitinyl-CoA dehydratase, with protein sequence MSPIKTKRDGAILEVTLDRPKANAIDLATSHVMGEVFRDFRDDPELRVAILTGGGEKFFCPGWDLKAAADGDAVDGDYGVGGFGGLQELRDMNKPVIAAVNGIACGGGLELALSADMILAADHASFALPEIRSGTVADAASIKLPKRIPYHIAMELLLTGRWFDADEARRWGLVNEIVAADQLMDRAWELARLLASGPPLVYAAIKEIVRDAEDSKFQDAMNRITKSQLASVDVLYRSDDQMEGARAFAEKRDPVWTGK encoded by the coding sequence ATGTCTCCTATTAAAACCAAACGCGATGGCGCCATTTTGGAGGTCACTCTGGATCGCCCCAAAGCCAATGCCATTGATCTTGCCACCAGTCATGTCATGGGTGAAGTGTTTCGTGACTTCCGCGATGACCCTGAATTGCGCGTGGCCATCCTGACAGGTGGCGGCGAGAAATTCTTCTGCCCTGGCTGGGACCTGAAGGCTGCTGCCGATGGCGATGCCGTGGATGGTGATTACGGCGTTGGCGGCTTTGGCGGCCTGCAGGAATTGCGCGACATGAACAAGCCAGTGATTGCGGCTGTGAACGGCATTGCCTGTGGCGGCGGGCTAGAGCTGGCCCTGTCGGCAGACATGATTCTGGCCGCCGACCATGCCTCGTTTGCCCTGCCGGAAATCCGCTCGGGCACGGTGGCGGATGCGGCCAGCATCAAATTGCCCAAACGCATTCCTTATCATATCGCAATGGAGTTGCTGCTGACCGGTCGTTGGTTTGACGCAGACGAGGCACGTCGCTGGGGGCTGGTGAACGAGATCGTCGCAGCCGATCAGCTAATGGATCGAGCATGGGAATTGGCGCGCCTGTTGGCCAGTGGCCCACCGCTGGTCTATGCGGCAATCAAGGAAATCGTCCGCGATGCCGAAGACAGCAAGTTTCAGGACGCGATGAACCGGATCACCAAAAGCCAGCTCGCCTCGGTTGATGTGCTGTATCGCTCGGATGATCAGATGGAAGGCGCGCGTGCCTTTGCCGAGAAACGTGACCCGGTTTGGACCGGCAAGTAA
- a CDS encoding ABC transporter permease: MIALKSLLQPHRIVMMALFAALVVWCAITLRWDWIPKYAPLALEGLWTTIWIMAVTTVLGFILAVPLGLAQAIGPWYLSIPARSFCTIIRGTPLLLQIWLLYYGLGSLFPQFPWIRSSELWPYLRQAWPYAVLALTLSYAGYEGEVMRGAFSGVAKGQLEAAKSFGMRRSTMFRRIWLPQAIRNVLPTLGGETILQLKATPLVATITVIDIYSVSSRVRADTFIVYEPLLLLAIVYMVIAGLITLAFKRFEVQVPH, translated from the coding sequence ATGATCGCGCTCAAATCGTTATTGCAACCCCATCGCATTGTGATGATGGCGCTGTTTGCAGCGCTGGTTGTCTGGTGCGCCATTACGCTGCGCTGGGATTGGATCCCGAAATACGCCCCTCTCGCGCTTGAGGGGTTATGGACTACCATTTGGATCATGGCGGTGACGACTGTACTGGGTTTTATACTGGCCGTTCCGCTGGGGTTGGCTCAGGCGATTGGCCCTTGGTATCTGTCTATCCCCGCGCGTAGTTTCTGCACCATCATTCGGGGCACGCCGCTATTGCTGCAGATTTGGCTGCTGTATTACGGTCTGGGATCGCTTTTCCCACAATTTCCATGGATACGCAGTAGCGAGCTCTGGCCCTATTTGCGGCAGGCTTGGCCTTATGCGGTGCTGGCGCTGACACTGTCTTATGCTGGATACGAGGGCGAGGTGATGCGCGGCGCATTCTCTGGCGTGGCCAAAGGCCAACTAGAGGCTGCTAAGTCCTTTGGCATGCGCCGGTCCACCATGTTCCGCCGGATCTGGCTTCCGCAGGCCATTCGCAACGTTTTGCCCACCTTGGGTGGAGAAACCATCCTGCAGTTGAAGGCAACGCCGCTGGTGGCCACAATCACAGTGATCGATATCTATTCGGTGTCGTCTCGCGTCCGTGCTGACACGTTCATTGTCTATGAACCGCTGCTTTTGCTGGCCATTGTCTATATGGTCATTGCCGGCCTCATCACCCTGGCGTTCAAACGGTTCGAGGTTCAGGTCCCACACTAA
- a CDS encoding ABC transporter permease yields MELILETLGLTESAQLLSLSAPGWGANLLRGLANSLKIAFGAFGFGLLIGLFGAYGKLYGGPVLRDLLAIYTTVIRAVPELVLILILYYVGTDLINQLSAALGYGRVEISGIVAGIWVLGIVQGAYSIEVLRGAIQAVPPGQIEAARAFGMPPMMTMWRVTIPAMMSFATPGLANLWLIATKDTALLAIVGFSELTLETRQAASSTRAYFTFFLAAGGLYLMVTLCSGVVFGWIEKWARRGQPSLREGRG; encoded by the coding sequence TTGGAACTGATCCTCGAAACGCTCGGCCTGACCGAGAGCGCACAATTGCTGTCGCTCTCGGCTCCGGGATGGGGCGCCAATCTGCTACGCGGCTTGGCGAACTCGTTGAAAATCGCATTCGGAGCCTTTGGTTTTGGGCTGCTGATCGGGCTTTTCGGGGCCTATGGAAAATTATATGGCGGGCCGGTTCTGCGAGACCTGTTGGCCATATATACCACCGTTATCAGGGCGGTTCCCGAGCTGGTCCTGATCTTGATCCTGTATTACGTTGGCACCGATCTGATCAACCAGCTGTCTGCCGCTTTGGGCTATGGACGTGTTGAAATCAGTGGCATCGTGGCGGGTATCTGGGTGCTGGGCATCGTCCAGGGAGCCTATTCAATCGAAGTGCTGCGTGGCGCCATTCAAGCTGTCCCGCCAGGCCAAATTGAGGCCGCCCGGGCCTTTGGTATGCCGCCTATGATGACTATGTGGCGCGTCACCATTCCCGCAATGATGTCTTTTGCCACGCCGGGGCTGGCGAACCTCTGGCTGATTGCCACCAAGGACACAGCTTTGCTGGCCATCGTTGGATTCTCGGAGCTCACGCTGGAAACCCGCCAAGCGGCCAGTAGCACCCGGGCATATTTTACCTTTTTCCTCGCGGCAGGTGGTCTGTATCTGATGGTGACCCTGTGTTCCGGCGTGGTGTTTGGCTGGATTGAAAAATGGGCTCGGCGTGGCCAGCCGTCGCTACGGGAGGGCAGGGGATGA
- a CDS encoding transporter substrate-binding domain-containing protein produces MTLKTILAATVAAATLVAGAATAEQVKIGIAAEAYPPFASVDSSGTWVGWEIEVIDAVCAAAELDCVITPVAWDGIIPSLTGKQIDAIMASMSITAERAKTIDFSNAYYNTPAVIVADKSLDIDASPESLAGKIIGIQASTIHQAYAQAYFKDSELRVYQTQDEANQDLFAGRIDATQADSIAMADFVGSDAGGCCEIKGAVANDEAILGKGVGAGTRQGDEALQAALNAGIAAILADGTHEKITARYFNASIYSE; encoded by the coding sequence ATGACACTAAAAACCATTCTAGCCGCGACCGTTGCTGCCGCCACACTGGTTGCGGGTGCGGCCACCGCTGAGCAGGTCAAGATTGGCATCGCCGCCGAAGCCTATCCGCCGTTTGCATCGGTTGATTCCTCCGGCACGTGGGTTGGCTGGGAAATTGAAGTCATCGACGCCGTTTGTGCCGCTGCTGAACTGGATTGTGTGATCACGCCCGTTGCTTGGGACGGTATCATTCCGTCACTGACCGGTAAGCAAATTGACGCAATCATGGCCTCGATGTCGATCACCGCCGAGCGCGCCAAGACCATCGACTTTTCCAATGCCTACTACAACACACCAGCCGTGATTGTCGCCGATAAATCGCTGGATATCGACGCCTCTCCGGAATCGCTGGCAGGCAAAATTATCGGCATTCAGGCATCGACCATTCACCAGGCTTATGCACAAGCCTATTTCAAGGATTCTGAACTGCGCGTCTATCAGACCCAGGACGAAGCAAACCAGGATCTGTTTGCCGGTCGTATTGACGCCACTCAGGCAGATAGCATTGCGATGGCGGATTTTGTCGGTTCAGACGCTGGAGGATGCTGTGAAATCAAAGGCGCAGTGGCCAATGACGAGGCCATTCTTGGCAAAGGTGTCGGCGCTGGCACCCGTCAAGGCGATGAGGCGCTGCAGGCGGCTTTGAATGCGGGGATTGCGGCCATTCTGGCTGACGGTACCCACGAGAAGATCACCGCGCGCTACTTCAACGCCAGTATCTACAGCGAATAA
- a CDS encoding ABC transporter ATP-binding protein: MPTAASAEPIPDPDTRAEVIHVKDLHKSFGSLEVLKGVSLNAKKGDVVAIIGGSGSGKSTMLRCINFLETPSSGQIVIDGEEVMMNADGSPASRRQIERIRTRLAMVFQQFNLWTHRTLLENVIEVPVHVLKVPRGEAIKRARELLDRVGLSDKEDTFPAFMSGGQQQRAAIARALAVDPNVMLFDEPTSALDPELVGEVLTVIRDLAAEGRTMLLVTHEMKFAREVANHVVYLFEGRIEEQGPPAEVFGNPQSERLKQFLSSVT; this comes from the coding sequence ATGCCGACAGCTGCATCAGCAGAGCCAATACCTGACCCCGACACGCGGGCCGAGGTCATTCATGTTAAGGATTTGCACAAATCCTTTGGTTCCCTAGAGGTGCTGAAGGGCGTGTCGTTGAACGCAAAAAAGGGGGATGTGGTCGCCATTATCGGTGGCTCGGGGTCCGGCAAATCGACGATGTTACGTTGCATCAATTTCCTAGAGACCCCATCGTCGGGTCAAATCGTCATCGACGGCGAAGAAGTCATGATGAATGCGGACGGTAGCCCGGCCAGTCGGCGCCAGATCGAACGCATCCGCACCCGGCTGGCTATGGTGTTTCAGCAATTCAACCTTTGGACGCATCGCACCCTGTTGGAAAACGTAATCGAGGTGCCGGTTCATGTTCTTAAGGTGCCACGTGGCGAAGCGATCAAACGCGCCCGGGAATTGCTGGACCGCGTTGGTTTAAGCGACAAGGAAGATACATTTCCGGCCTTTATGTCCGGTGGTCAGCAACAGCGTGCAGCAATTGCACGGGCCTTGGCCGTTGATCCCAATGTCATGTTGTTTGACGAGCCGACCTCGGCGCTGGACCCGGAACTTGTAGGCGAGGTGCTGACTGTGATTCGAGATCTCGCCGCCGAAGGCCGCACCATGCTGTTGGTCACCCACGAGATGAAATTCGCACGCGAGGTTGCAAACCACGTCGTGTATTTGTTCGAAGGCCGCATTGAAGAGCAGGGCCCACCTGCCGAGGTCTTTGGCAATCCACAATCGGAGCGGCTGAAGCAATTTCTCAGCTCCGTCACCTAA
- a CDS encoding TetR/AcrR family transcriptional regulator, with the protein MSDERRKFKRESADQRKEALIVATLSLVAEGGVRGATVRAIAERANVTQGLIRHYFRSKEDLIIAAYDHHMTNMTDQTFAFAAAVDKSARDRLAALVNASLQPPVADPRAVALWASFLNKVQQDAQMKAMHERTYVYFRDQLQELIRAALEEAGQQTSPARLRHLATACNGVIDGLWMEGGALPDAFAPGELPGIGVEAVGAIIGLDLDQKAEQP; encoded by the coding sequence GTGAGCGACGAACGCCGCAAGTTCAAACGCGAGAGTGCCGATCAGCGCAAAGAGGCGTTGATCGTGGCGACGCTATCGCTGGTGGCTGAAGGCGGCGTTCGTGGTGCCACCGTGCGGGCCATTGCTGAACGGGCGAATGTGACACAGGGTTTGATCCGGCATTACTTCAGATCCAAAGAGGACCTGATCATCGCTGCTTATGATCACCACATGACCAATATGACCGACCAGACTTTTGCTTTTGCAGCTGCAGTCGACAAATCGGCGCGTGATCGTCTGGCGGCACTGGTGAATGCATCACTGCAGCCACCGGTGGCTGATCCCCGTGCCGTTGCCCTGTGGGCCAGTTTTCTGAACAAGGTGCAGCAGGATGCACAGATGAAGGCCATGCACGAACGCACCTACGTGTACTTCCGCGACCAGCTGCAGGAGCTTATTCGCGCCGCGCTGGAGGAGGCAGGACAACAGACATCACCTGCACGCCTGCGCCATCTGGCGACGGCCTGCAACGGCGTTATCGATGGGCTTTGGATGGAAGGCGGCGCATTGCCGGATGCCTTTGCGCCGGGTGAATTGCCAGGCATCGGGGTGGAAGCCGTTGGTGCAATAATTGGATTAGACTTAGATCAGAAGGCAGAACAGCCATGA
- a CDS encoding pyridoxal phosphate-dependent aminotransferase: MKTTAITTRLAGLGGAKWELHLKARDMIAAGADIVEMTIGEPDVPAPAALMDTAVSAMKAGRTGYSNGRGENNLRAALADRYTASIGRKFAPDNFLCFPGTQTALFTVMMGVAEAGDEVLVGDPLYATYEGVVQASGAEMVPVPLRPEHGFRMQATDLAERITPRSRAILLTSPHNPTGAILTASDIEAIGELAIKHDLWIISDEVYEHLVFDGSTFVSPLSNPTIADRVIAVSSISKSHAAPGFRSGWCVASTAFCDALLPVSETMLFGNQPFIADMTEQAVREGSSVAEGMRTRYASRAVKLSERLSQETGLTVHQPEAGMFAMINVACTGLDGQTYAEDLLENGGVAVMPGVSFGTTMTDWVRVALTIDDTQFDRAIQRIISHANTLQRNVA; encoded by the coding sequence ATGAAAACAACTGCGATCACCACTCGACTGGCCGGTTTGGGAGGCGCCAAATGGGAATTGCATCTTAAAGCGCGGGACATGATCGCCGCCGGGGCCGACATCGTCGAGATGACCATCGGCGAACCGGATGTGCCAGCACCAGCTGCGCTGATGGATACAGCTGTTAGTGCAATGAAAGCCGGTCGCACCGGATACTCTAACGGGCGTGGCGAGAACAATCTGCGCGCCGCTCTGGCAGATCGCTACACGGCCAGCATTGGTCGCAAATTTGCGCCCGATAATTTCCTGTGTTTTCCCGGAACACAGACCGCGTTGTTCACCGTGATGATGGGCGTTGCCGAGGCGGGCGACGAGGTGCTGGTGGGCGATCCGCTGTACGCCACTTACGAAGGCGTGGTGCAGGCCTCCGGGGCTGAAATGGTCCCGGTGCCTCTGCGCCCCGAACATGGGTTTCGTATGCAGGCGACGGATCTGGCCGAACGAATCACCCCGCGCAGTCGCGCCATCCTGCTAACTTCGCCGCATAATCCAACTGGGGCCATCCTGACGGCCTCCGACATCGAGGCCATCGGGGAATTAGCGATCAAACACGATCTGTGGATCATCTCAGACGAGGTCTATGAGCACCTGGTCTTTGATGGCTCGACTTTTGTGTCGCCACTGTCCAACCCGACCATTGCAGATCGGGTGATTGCGGTGTCATCGATCTCAAAGTCACACGCCGCGCCAGGGTTCCGCAGTGGCTGGTGTGTGGCCTCGACAGCGTTTTGTGACGCGCTGCTGCCGGTGTCAGAAACCATGTTGTTCGGCAACCAACCCTTTATCGCTGATATGACTGAACAGGCCGTCCGCGAGGGGTCTTCGGTGGCCGAAGGCATGCGCACACGCTACGCCTCACGAGCGGTCAAACTCAGTGAGCGCCTGAGCCAAGAGACCGGATTGACAGTTCACCAGCCCGAGGCCGGTATGTTTGCGATGATCAATGTCGCCTGCACCGGGCTGGACGGGCAAACCTATGCTGAAGATCTGCTGGAAAACGGTGGCGTGGCGGTGATGCCCGGAGTCTCATTTGGCACCACAATGACAGATTGGGTGCGCGTGGCCCTGACCATTGACGATACCCAATTTGACCGGGCAATCCAGCGGATCATTTCACATGCCAACACCCTGCAAAGGAATGTCGCATGA
- a CDS encoding 5-guanidino-2-oxopentanoate decarboxylase has translation MTTIGEALVTQLAERGVETVFGIPGVHTVELYRGLATSGIRHVTPRHEQGAGFMADGYARVSGKPGVAFVITGPGLTNTLTPMAQARADSVPMLVVSGVNSVSSLGKGMGHLHELPDQQKMMSTVALLSEQVRTGDQLTPALDRAFEPFSSGRPGPTHIEIPLDVAGEDYSAAAERTVPLDPAQADATRVEQAAHLLETAKSPVILAGGGAVAAAEVLRELAERLDAPVVQTTNARGIMFDHPLGVPASPSLKAVRELIGGADVVLAVGTELGPTDYDMYATGTMAQMRNLIRIDSCAQQLNRHEAEIGLQGDAKTTLVNLEQAIRRKNAPSATGADRAAQTRTAAYGELGTAYQAQVQILNAMRDALPGTIMVGDSTQPIYAGNLYYDAARPHGWFNAATGYGALGYGIPAAIGAAIAEPGTRITCIVGDGGAQFSLPEIMAAVDEQLSITFVIWNNHGYHEIATSMQDVGVTVVGCDPTPPDFEATAKSFAIPHHRCAADPQAVADAMAAAAQLTGPSMIEIEAPVFRAS, from the coding sequence ATGACCACCATCGGCGAGGCGCTTGTGACCCAACTGGCCGAACGCGGTGTCGAGACCGTCTTTGGCATTCCCGGTGTCCACACAGTAGAACTGTATCGCGGGCTTGCCACCTCGGGCATTCGTCATGTGACCCCGCGCCACGAACAGGGTGCGGGTTTCATGGCAGATGGCTATGCCCGAGTATCCGGAAAACCCGGTGTGGCCTTTGTCATTACCGGACCGGGCTTGACCAACACCCTGACCCCAATGGCGCAGGCGCGCGCCGACAGTGTGCCGATGCTGGTGGTCTCCGGCGTAAACAGCGTTTCCTCTCTGGGTAAGGGAATGGGCCATCTGCATGAGCTGCCAGATCAGCAAAAGATGATGTCGACGGTGGCTTTGCTTTCCGAACAGGTGCGCACAGGGGACCAGCTGACACCCGCACTGGATCGGGCATTTGAGCCGTTCTCATCAGGGCGACCGGGACCAACCCATATTGAGATCCCGCTGGACGTTGCCGGAGAAGATTATTCTGCCGCCGCTGAACGGACTGTACCGTTAGATCCTGCCCAAGCAGACGCCACGCGGGTTGAGCAGGCAGCACACCTGCTGGAGACCGCCAAATCTCCGGTCATTCTGGCCGGCGGTGGAGCCGTGGCCGCAGCCGAGGTTTTGCGTGAATTGGCAGAACGACTGGATGCGCCTGTGGTGCAAACTACAAATGCGCGGGGGATTATGTTCGATCACCCACTGGGCGTGCCAGCCAGTCCCAGCCTTAAGGCAGTGCGTGAGTTGATCGGAGGCGCAGATGTCGTCCTGGCCGTCGGCACCGAGTTGGGCCCGACAGATTACGACATGTATGCCACCGGAACCATGGCCCAGATGCGCAATCTTATCCGGATCGATAGCTGCGCGCAGCAATTGAACCGGCATGAAGCTGAAATAGGTCTGCAAGGCGATGCCAAGACCACTCTGGTCAATCTGGAACAGGCGATCCGGCGCAAGAACGCCCCCTCTGCAACAGGTGCCGACAGGGCCGCGCAAACCCGCACTGCCGCCTATGGCGAATTAGGCACGGCCTATCAGGCCCAGGTGCAGATCCTCAACGCGATGCGAGACGCCCTGCCCGGCACCATCATGGTCGGTGATTCAACGCAGCCCATCTATGCCGGTAACCTGTATTACGATGCCGCCCGCCCGCACGGCTGGTTCAATGCAGCCACCGGATACGGTGCTTTGGGCTATGGCATACCAGCCGCAATCGGCGCCGCAATCGCCGAGCCAGGCACCCGGATCACCTGCATCGTTGGCGATGGCGGGGCCCAGTTCAGCCTGCCCGAGATCATGGCCGCGGTTGATGAACAACTCTCCATCACCTTCGTTATCTGGAACAACCACGGCTACCACGAGATTGCCACGTCCATGCAGGATGTCGGTGTCACTGTGGTGGGCTGTGATCCAACCCCGCCAGATTTCGAAGCAACCGCAAAATCCTTTGCCATTCCCCATCACCGCTGCGCTGCCGATCCGCAGGCCGTGGCTGATGCGATGGCGGCCGCGGCCCAACTGACCGGGCCCAGTATGATTGAAATCGAGGCTCCGGTATTCCGGGCTTCTTAA
- a CDS encoding dimethylarginine dimethylaminohydrolase family protein: protein MSDPTFEFRRAITRRPSASIVEGLRAQDIGTPDLDRMQQAHTAYVAALKRTGADVTELAPLEDFPDAVFVEDTTLCLPQGAILMHPGAPSRVGEVAEMATTVRGLYEDVRQIQGPGHIEGGDILVTAREILVGRSDRTDAAGVAELAEIAAEWGHSVREVFTPPGVLHFKTDCSLMDGETILATKRLDASGCFKGYRVLHVAEGEEPAANAIRFNNLVLMAAGFPRTAEMLNTAGYEVVEIDNTECAKLDGGMSCLSLRF, encoded by the coding sequence ATGAGTGATCCAACATTTGAATTCCGACGCGCCATCACCCGACGTCCCTCGGCCAGTATCGTCGAAGGCCTGCGCGCCCAGGACATTGGCACCCCCGATCTGGACCGGATGCAACAGGCCCACACGGCGTATGTTGCCGCGCTGAAAAGAACCGGGGCTGATGTCACCGAACTGGCCCCGCTCGAGGATTTCCCCGACGCGGTGTTTGTCGAAGATACTACTTTATGCCTGCCACAAGGCGCGATCCTGATGCACCCCGGAGCGCCCTCGCGGGTCGGAGAAGTAGCAGAAATGGCCACAACTGTGCGCGGCCTTTACGAGGACGTCCGTCAGATTCAGGGCCCCGGTCATATTGAGGGCGGCGACATTCTGGTCACCGCTCGGGAAATTCTGGTTGGCCGCTCGGACAGAACAGATGCAGCGGGTGTTGCAGAGCTTGCCGAGATTGCTGCCGAATGGGGCCACTCTGTGCGAGAGGTCTTCACCCCCCCTGGTGTGCTGCACTTCAAGACCGATTGTTCACTGATGGACGGTGAAACCATTCTGGCTACCAAGCGTCTGGATGCATCGGGATGCTTCAAGGGCTACCGGGTTTTGCATGTCGCTGAAGGTGAAGAACCCGCCGCCAATGCGATCCGTTTCAACAATCTGGTGCTGATGGCCGCTGGTTTCCCCCGCACAGCCGAAATGCTGAACACGGCAGGCTATGAAGTGGTCGAAATCGACAATACCGAATGCGCCAAACTGGACGGCGGCATGTCCTGCCTGTCGCTTAGGTTCTAA
- a CDS encoding ferric reductase-like transmembrane domain-containing protein: MRLKPLGLVGVTSALILPVIWLLPLAQKYDTGALFSQYLGMAALIGMALTQVIATRLSFVEQLFGGLDRCYILHKWLGILSMGALLLHDTIDADMDGLGRETALTDVAETMGEISLYGLLILVVITIATFIPYHLWRWTHRIMGVFFIMSTFHYLFILKPFSNGDPLALYVSAFCAVGILAFVYKQLPASLRSSRKYKVSDIQQTGTALAITMSPESRPLKHRPGQFSFVTFDHAAVSEPHPFTISNAPDKEGNIRMTIADLGDFSHSLSNHLKVGTGARLEGAYGRFERRATQAPEVWVAAGIGITPFVAWAQALTDADGPVTLVYCVSEDRDANHLDELRAVEAKVANFRVVLHASRSQGRVNAEAIESYVSDIAQAKVYFCGPQRMRQFLAQGLSRLGVSSRRFHFEEFEIRSGVGLRKLAAWLLNRALVK; encoded by the coding sequence ATGCGCCTGAAACCACTTGGCCTGGTGGGTGTAACCTCAGCCCTGATACTACCTGTTATCTGGCTGCTTCCCCTCGCGCAAAAATACGATACGGGTGCGCTATTCAGTCAGTATTTGGGAATGGCTGCTCTGATCGGGATGGCGTTGACGCAAGTGATTGCCACCAGACTCAGTTTTGTTGAACAACTGTTTGGCGGGTTGGACCGATGTTACATCCTGCACAAATGGTTGGGCATCTTGTCCATGGGAGCGCTGTTGCTACATGATACCATCGATGCGGATATGGACGGGCTAGGGCGCGAGACAGCCCTGACCGACGTGGCTGAAACCATGGGTGAAATCTCGCTCTATGGGCTTTTGATCCTTGTTGTCATTACGATCGCAACTTTCATTCCTTACCACCTGTGGCGCTGGACACACCGGATTATGGGAGTGTTCTTTATCATGTCGACCTTCCATTACCTGTTTATCCTCAAGCCGTTTTCCAACGGCGACCCACTAGCTCTGTATGTCTCTGCATTTTGCGCGGTGGGTATTCTGGCCTTTGTTTACAAGCAGCTACCTGCATCATTGCGGTCGTCAAGGAAATACAAGGTTTCTGATATCCAACAGACCGGGACCGCACTTGCAATTACCATGTCGCCAGAGAGCCGTCCGCTTAAGCACCGTCCGGGCCAGTTTTCATTTGTGACATTTGATCATGCCGCCGTGTCGGAACCGCATCCCTTTACAATCAGTAATGCGCCGGACAAAGAGGGCAATATTCGCATGACCATTGCGGATCTTGGCGACTTTTCCCATAGCCTGAGCAATCACCTAAAAGTCGGCACAGGCGCCCGCCTGGAAGGTGCCTATGGACGATTTGAACGCCGCGCGACGCAGGCACCCGAAGTCTGGGTCGCTGCAGGCATTGGCATTACACCTTTTGTCGCCTGGGCACAGGCTCTCACCGATGCCGATGGCCCCGTGACACTGGTCTACTGTGTTTCAGAAGACCGAGACGCAAATCACCTGGACGAACTTCGGGCTGTCGAAGCAAAAGTGGCTAACTTTCGGGTTGTTCTGCACGCCTCCCGGTCGCAGGGTCGGGTCAATGCCGAGGCTATAGAGAGCTATGTCAGTGATATTGCCCAGGCCAAAGTCTATTTCTGCGGTCCGCAAAGAATGCGTCAGTTCTTGGCGCAGGGGCTAAGTCGCCTTGGTGTGTCATCCCGGCGGTTCCACTTTGAAGAGTTTGAAATCAGATCAGGTGTCGGGTTGCGTAAACTTGCGGCCTGGCTGTTGAATAGGGCTCTGGTCAAGTAA